One region of Paraburkholderia phymatum STM815 genomic DNA includes:
- a CDS encoding MFS transporter — MANVVQGVTAERRTRIRYGIVAMLFLVTAINYADRATLSMAGTSMSKDLGLDAVAMGFIFSAFGWSYVIGQLPGGWLLDRFGSKRVYAASIFIWSLFTVLQGTVSFLSVSVAVTTLFVLRFMVGFSEAPSFPANGRIVASWFPAAERGTASAIFNSAQYFATVLFAPIMGWVTHRFGWPYVFYFMGAVGIVVSFVWMKTVHSPKDHPRISPAELAHITEGGALIDMDRPNKAAIADDAAAQAGTTQSASEAPKLSYVKQLLSNRMLLGVYIGQYCITTLTYFFLTWFPVYLVKERGMSILNAGFVAALPAVCGFVGGVLGGIFSDFLIRKGCSLTVARKVPIVVGMLLSTSMIACNYVDSSAVVVAIMAFAFFGKGLGALGWAVVADTSPKQIAGLSGGMFNTFGNIAAITTPIIIGYIVKATGSFSGALVFVACNALVAIISYLVIVGEIKRVELK, encoded by the coding sequence ATGGCCAACGTAGTGCAAGGCGTGACCGCCGAGCGGAGAACGCGCATCCGTTACGGGATCGTCGCGATGTTGTTCCTCGTCACGGCCATCAACTATGCGGACCGCGCGACGCTGTCGATGGCAGGTACGTCGATGTCGAAAGATCTCGGTCTGGACGCGGTCGCGATGGGCTTCATCTTTTCCGCGTTTGGCTGGTCGTATGTGATCGGCCAGTTGCCGGGCGGCTGGCTGCTCGACCGCTTCGGTTCGAAACGCGTCTACGCCGCCAGCATTTTCATCTGGTCGCTGTTTACGGTATTGCAGGGCACCGTGAGCTTTCTGAGTGTGTCCGTCGCCGTCACGACGCTGTTCGTGCTGCGCTTCATGGTGGGCTTCAGCGAGGCGCCATCGTTCCCCGCCAATGGCCGCATCGTGGCCTCGTGGTTTCCCGCCGCCGAGCGTGGCACGGCATCGGCCATTTTCAATTCCGCGCAATATTTCGCGACAGTGCTGTTCGCGCCGATCATGGGCTGGGTCACGCACCGCTTCGGCTGGCCCTACGTGTTCTACTTCATGGGCGCCGTGGGCATCGTCGTGAGCTTCGTCTGGATGAAGACGGTGCACAGCCCGAAGGATCACCCGCGCATCAGCCCCGCCGAACTCGCCCATATCACAGAAGGCGGCGCGCTTATCGACATGGACCGGCCCAACAAGGCGGCGATCGCAGATGATGCCGCTGCGCAGGCGGGCACGACGCAAAGCGCGAGCGAAGCGCCGAAACTGTCGTACGTCAAGCAGCTGCTGAGCAACCGGATGCTGCTCGGCGTGTATATCGGCCAGTACTGCATCACGACGCTCACGTATTTCTTCCTGACATGGTTCCCCGTGTATCTCGTCAAGGAACGCGGCATGTCCATTCTCAACGCGGGCTTCGTGGCCGCGTTGCCGGCCGTGTGCGGATTCGTGGGCGGTGTGCTCGGCGGCATCTTCTCCGACTTCCTGATCCGCAAGGGATGTTCGCTGACGGTCGCGCGCAAGGTGCCGATCGTCGTCGGCATGCTGCTTTCGACCAGCATGATCGCGTGCAACTATGTCGACTCGTCGGCCGTCGTCGTTGCGATCATGGCGTTCGCGTTCTTCGGCAAGGGCCTCGGCGCGCTCGGCTGGGCGGTGGTCGCGGATACGTCGCCGAAGCAGATCGCGGGTCTGAGCGGCGGCATGTTCAACACGTTCGGCAACATCGCGGCCATCACGACGCCGATCATCATCGGCTATATCGTCAAGGCGACGGGCTCGTTCAGCGGCGCACTGGTGTTCGTCGCGTGCAACGCATTGGTCGCGATCATCAGCTACCTGGTGATCGTCGGCGAGATCAAGCGCGTCGAATTGAAGTAA
- a CDS encoding pseudouridine-5'-phosphate glycosidase has product MNANPARNWLTFSDSVAAAQAAGRPLVALESTIIAHGMPYPQNVRTAREVETVIRDLGAEPATIAVIGGRIRIGLSDDELELIGRSPDVHKVSRRDLPAVLTGGGLGATTVAGTMICAALAGVEVFVTGGIGGVHRGAPETFDISADLQELAKTSVAVVCAGAKSILDIGLTLEYLETLGVPVLSCEQDNFAAFYTRDSGFRADYRIDDPSEQARFIRAKWDLGLAGGVLLSTPVPAAAAMPSDEIDSMTRQALDEAAAQGISGKAVTPFLLARIKALTGGRSLATNIALIRHNAEVGTKLALALAAASTPRSPESDKAPTDTIRSGP; this is encoded by the coding sequence ATGAATGCGAATCCCGCACGCAACTGGCTGACCTTTAGCGACTCCGTGGCCGCCGCACAGGCGGCTGGCCGCCCTCTCGTGGCACTGGAGTCGACGATCATCGCTCATGGCATGCCGTATCCGCAGAACGTGCGTACCGCGCGCGAAGTGGAGACGGTGATCCGCGATCTGGGCGCGGAGCCCGCGACGATCGCCGTGATCGGCGGGCGAATCCGCATTGGACTCTCGGACGACGAACTCGAATTGATCGGCCGCTCGCCCGACGTCCACAAGGTCAGCCGCCGCGACTTGCCCGCCGTGCTGACGGGCGGCGGACTCGGCGCAACGACGGTTGCGGGCACGATGATTTGCGCGGCGCTGGCCGGCGTCGAAGTATTCGTGACGGGCGGCATCGGCGGCGTGCATCGCGGCGCGCCGGAGACGTTCGACATTTCCGCCGATCTGCAGGAACTGGCGAAGACGTCGGTGGCGGTGGTGTGTGCGGGCGCGAAATCGATTCTCGATATCGGGCTGACGCTGGAATATCTGGAAACGCTTGGCGTGCCCGTGCTCAGTTGCGAGCAGGACAATTTCGCTGCGTTCTACACGCGCGATAGCGGCTTTCGCGCGGATTATCGGATCGACGATCCTTCGGAGCAGGCGCGCTTCATCCGTGCCAAGTGGGACCTTGGCCTGGCGGGCGGCGTGCTGTTGAGTACACCCGTGCCGGCCGCAGCCGCCATGCCTTCCGATGAGATCGACAGCATGACCCGCCAGGCGCTCGACGAGGCGGCCGCACAGGGCATCAGCGGCAAGGCGGTGACGCCCTTTCTGCTCGCGCGCATCAAGGCGCTGACGGGCGGACGCAGCCTTGCCACTAACATCGCGCTGATCCGGCACAACGCGGAGGTCGGTACGAAACTCGCGCTAGCGCTGGCCGCTGCTTCTACGCCTCGCTCACCTGAATCTGATAAAGCCCCCACGGACACAATACGAAGCGGTCCTTGA
- a CDS encoding cupin domain-containing protein: protein MKDDSQRERMQVVVVHPDREIATTQRLPYFVGISGTTAGAQALSMHLVVVPPGGHAEPHVHSGYETGIYVLEGRVETRYGPGLRASVVTEAGDFLFIPPGVPHQPFNLSTTTAARAIVARNHPDEREQVVPYDPARDE, encoded by the coding sequence ATGAAAGACGATTCACAGCGCGAACGCATGCAAGTCGTCGTCGTGCATCCCGACCGCGAGATCGCCACGACGCAGCGCCTGCCGTACTTCGTCGGCATTTCGGGCACGACGGCGGGCGCGCAAGCGCTGTCGATGCATCTCGTCGTGGTGCCGCCGGGCGGACATGCGGAGCCACATGTTCATTCTGGTTACGAGACGGGCATCTACGTGCTGGAGGGCCGCGTCGAAACACGTTACGGGCCGGGGCTGCGCGCGTCGGTCGTTACGGAAGCCGGCGACTTTCTGTTCATCCCACCCGGCGTGCCGCATCAGCCTTTCAATCTGAGCACGACGACGGCTGCGCGCGCTATCGTGGCGCGCAATCATCCCGACGAGCGTGAGCAGGTGGTGCCCTACGATCCGGCGCGGGACGAGTGA
- a CDS encoding cystathionine gamma-synthase family protein, which yields MDKQGLTTAIVHGDRVTGSEHGGVHQPIHTSVQYGFERVEDLIGVFQGTKKGGFNYARQGTPTTAALERKITGLEDGIGTVCFSTGMAAITATFLTLLRAGDHLISSRYVFGNTNSLLGTLRMFGVEVTTVDTCDVDNVKNAIRPNTRMVFVETIANPGTQIPDLQGIGDVCRERGLVYVVDNTITSAALFKPKAVGATLVINSLTKTIAGHGAALGGAVTDTGLFDWSAYPNIADDYRRSAPKEQGLLQIRKKGLRDMGASLSSEQAHSIAMGAETLALRVKQSSDNALALAQFLEGHQAVGKVFYPGLKSHPQYHIAQALFKSASWLLSFELRDAQRMVEVVNALKLPIKATGLADTRTLIIPVAPTIFFEAGPETRKAMGISDGMLRLSAGIEDIDDLIADFSQALQFAG from the coding sequence ATGGACAAGCAAGGACTCACCACAGCCATCGTTCATGGCGACAGAGTCACGGGTAGCGAGCACGGCGGCGTGCATCAGCCGATTCACACGTCCGTGCAATATGGCTTCGAGCGCGTCGAGGATCTGATCGGCGTATTCCAGGGCACGAAAAAGGGCGGCTTCAATTACGCGCGGCAGGGGACCCCCACGACGGCCGCGCTCGAGCGCAAGATCACGGGCCTCGAAGACGGCATCGGCACCGTCTGCTTCAGCACGGGCATGGCCGCGATCACAGCGACCTTCCTGACGCTCCTGCGTGCGGGCGATCACCTCATATCGAGCCGTTACGTCTTCGGCAACACCAATAGCCTGCTGGGCACGTTGCGAATGTTCGGCGTGGAAGTCACGACTGTCGATACATGCGATGTCGACAATGTGAAGAACGCGATCCGGCCGAATACGCGCATGGTGTTCGTCGAAACCATTGCGAATCCGGGCACGCAGATTCCGGACTTGCAGGGTATCGGTGACGTATGCCGCGAGCGCGGCCTCGTCTATGTCGTCGACAACACGATTACCTCTGCAGCATTGTTCAAGCCTAAGGCGGTCGGCGCGACGCTCGTCATCAACTCGCTGACGAAGACGATTGCGGGTCACGGCGCCGCGCTTGGCGGCGCGGTCACCGACACGGGCCTGTTCGACTGGAGCGCGTATCCGAACATCGCGGACGACTACCGGCGTTCGGCGCCGAAAGAGCAGGGTCTGCTGCAGATTCGCAAGAAAGGCCTGCGCGACATGGGGGCGTCGTTGTCTTCCGAGCAGGCGCACTCGATTGCGATGGGCGCGGAAACGCTCGCGTTGCGGGTGAAGCAAAGCAGCGACAACGCGCTTGCCCTCGCGCAGTTCCTGGAAGGACACCAAGCGGTTGGCAAGGTGTTTTATCCAGGGCTGAAGAGCCATCCGCAATATCACATCGCGCAAGCGCTGTTCAAGAGCGCGTCATGGCTCCTGTCGTTCGAATTGCGCGACGCGCAGCGCATGGTGGAAGTCGTCAACGCGCTGAAGCTGCCTATCAAGGCAACCGGTCTCGCCGACACGCGCACACTGATCATTCCCGTCGCGCCGACGATCTTTTTCGAGGCGGGGCCGGAAACACGCAAGGCGATGGGCATCTCCGACGGCATGTTGCGGCTGTCCGCGGGCATCGAAGATATCGACGATCTGATCGCCGATTTCTCTCAGGCGCTGCAGTTTGCAGGTTAG
- a CDS encoding GNAT family N-acetyltransferase yields MCLQNEEAGVSDPNKNGMIDYRPFTSDDIAAGHALSTAVRWRHRPDDWRFAARLGQGFVAQDASGVIGTALAWRFGREAATLGMMIVAPEHQRRGVGRKLLELLIDELGPRTLLIHASPAGESLCKQLGFRSIGKIHQHQGAAFQPPLVSLPPGERLRPLGVNDAPRLVELASRASGLDRSELLPALLDIASGIALDRDGELIGFALFRRFGDGHVIGPVVAPGSPDASRAKALISHWLALNAGMFVRIDTPAESGLSSWLEGLGLPHVDSIEKMMRNGPLPADPQLKQFALTSQAVW; encoded by the coding sequence ATGTGTCTTCAGAATGAGGAGGCCGGCGTGTCCGACCCAAACAAGAACGGCATGATCGACTACCGCCCTTTCACCTCCGACGACATCGCGGCAGGGCATGCGCTGTCGACTGCCGTCAGATGGCGGCATCGTCCCGATGACTGGCGCTTTGCGGCACGCCTCGGGCAAGGCTTCGTCGCGCAGGATGCAAGCGGCGTGATCGGTACCGCTCTGGCATGGCGCTTCGGACGCGAAGCCGCGACGCTCGGCATGATGATCGTCGCGCCCGAGCATCAGCGGCGCGGCGTGGGGCGCAAGCTACTCGAACTGTTGATCGACGAACTCGGCCCGCGCACGCTGCTGATTCACGCGAGCCCCGCGGGCGAATCGCTCTGCAAGCAGCTCGGCTTTCGAAGCATCGGCAAGATCCATCAGCATCAGGGCGCGGCGTTTCAGCCACCCCTCGTGTCACTGCCGCCAGGCGAGCGGCTGCGTCCGCTGGGCGTCAACGATGCGCCGCGCCTCGTCGAACTGGCGTCGCGCGCGAGCGGGCTGGATCGCAGCGAGCTGTTGCCGGCACTGCTCGATATCGCAAGCGGCATCGCACTCGACCGCGACGGCGAACTGATCGGCTTCGCGCTCTTCAGGCGCTTCGGCGACGGGCATGTGATCGGCCCCGTCGTCGCGCCGGGCTCGCCGGATGCGAGCCGCGCAAAAGCGCTCATCAGCCACTGGCTCGCGCTGAATGCGGGCATGTTCGTGCGGATCGACACGCCTGCCGAGTCCGGCCTTTCGTCGTGGCTCGAAGGGCTTGGGCTGCCGCATGTCGACAGCATCGAAAAGATGATGCGCAATGGACCGCTTCCCGCCGATCCGCAGTTGAAGCAGTTTGCGCTGACGAGTCAGGCGGTGTGGTAA
- a CDS encoding NAD(P)/FAD-dependent oxidoreductase, translating to MKLDSYWLDTAPAGMPASEGPVEGYVDVAVIGGGFTGLSAALALGKRGASVTVLDAGRIGGGASGRNGGQCNTGVAQDYAALRAQLGVERAQGCYRAYAAAVDTVERLIRDEQIDCDYLASGKLKLAAKPHHLAHLEQTAELIRREVDPDVEIIARERIRSEVESDSFFGGLLQKRGGQMHMGRFAAGLAHAAVRNGARLFEHAAVTLIEKDRGAYRIESARGTLRAHQVLIATGPSRHGPFGWYRRRLAPVGSFIVVTEPLPADQLARLLPMRRSYTTSRLMHNYFRVTSDSRLLFGGRARFTASEQPSDAKSGRILQANLTQTFPALAQARIDYCWGGLVDITADRLPRAGQHDGIYFSMGYSGHGTQMSTHMGQVMADVIGGNAAANPWRDFDWPAIPGHTGKPWFLPLVGAYYQIKDIFY from the coding sequence ATGAAACTCGACTCCTACTGGCTCGACACCGCGCCCGCCGGCATGCCGGCGAGCGAGGGACCCGTCGAAGGCTATGTCGACGTCGCCGTGATCGGCGGCGGCTTCACGGGCTTGTCCGCCGCCCTCGCGCTCGGCAAACGGGGCGCCTCGGTGACGGTGCTCGATGCCGGGCGCATCGGCGGCGGCGCTTCGGGCCGCAACGGCGGCCAGTGCAACACGGGCGTCGCGCAGGACTATGCGGCGCTGCGCGCACAACTGGGCGTCGAGCGTGCGCAGGGCTGCTATCGCGCGTATGCAGCCGCCGTCGATACCGTCGAGCGGTTGATCCGCGACGAGCAGATCGATTGCGACTATCTCGCATCGGGCAAGCTGAAGCTTGCCGCGAAGCCGCATCATCTCGCGCACCTCGAGCAGACAGCCGAGCTCATTCGCCGCGAAGTCGATCCCGACGTGGAGATCATCGCGCGCGAGCGCATTCGCAGCGAGGTCGAGTCGGACAGTTTCTTCGGCGGGCTGCTGCAAAAGCGCGGCGGTCAGATGCATATGGGCAGGTTCGCGGCGGGGCTCGCGCACGCGGCAGTGCGCAATGGCGCGCGGCTGTTCGAGCATGCAGCCGTCACGCTGATCGAAAAGGACCGCGGCGCCTACCGGATCGAATCGGCGCGCGGTACGCTGCGCGCGCACCAGGTGTTGATCGCGACGGGGCCGTCGCGGCATGGGCCGTTCGGCTGGTACCGGCGCAGGCTCGCGCCCGTCGGTTCGTTCATCGTCGTGACGGAGCCGTTGCCAGCCGACCAGCTCGCGCGTCTGCTGCCGATGCGCCGTTCGTACACGACGAGCCGCCTGATGCACAACTATTTCCGCGTGACGTCGGACTCGCGGCTGCTGTTCGGCGGACGTGCACGCTTCACGGCTTCCGAGCAGCCGTCGGATGCGAAGAGCGGCCGCATTCTGCAGGCAAATCTCACGCAGACGTTTCCTGCCCTCGCGCAGGCGCGCATCGACTATTGCTGGGGCGGCCTCGTCGATATCACGGCGGACCGTCTGCCGCGCGCCGGTCAGCACGACGGCATCTATTTTTCGATGGGCTACAGCGGACACGGCACGCAGATGTCGACGCACATGGGCCAGGTGATGGCCGATGTGATCGGCGGCAATGCGGCCGCGAACCCCTGGCGCGATTTCGACTGGCCCGCGATTCCGGGACACACGGGCAAGCCGTGGTTCTTGCCGCTTGTCGGCGCGTACTACCAGATCAAAGACATTTTCTACTGA
- a CDS encoding alpha/beta fold hydrolase, with the protein MNMRTDHSLLADPQLSFATVASGICIPYVERGAGEPVVFVHGSLCDFRYWDAQIAPLSAHLRCIAPSLSHYWPAAEACIQNDFGWQVHVAELAEFVVALDLGPVHLVGHSRGGCVAFQLAREYPRLVKSLTLADPGGPLQLDGMREASLPSPMNALRAKVAAMIEEGVVEPGLELFVDSVSAPGAWRKSTDAFRMMAIDNASTLPKQFLDPLPAYSREAAADVTCRTLLIDGQKSPRMFRNNVDSLEGWIYRAERGTITGASHGMNVANPAAFNRMLQSFIDN; encoded by the coding sequence ATGAACATGCGAACCGATCACTCATTGCTGGCCGATCCCCAGCTGAGTTTCGCGACTGTCGCATCGGGCATTTGCATCCCGTATGTCGAGCGCGGCGCGGGCGAGCCGGTCGTGTTCGTGCACGGCTCGCTGTGCGATTTCCGCTATTGGGACGCGCAGATCGCGCCGCTTTCGGCGCACTTGCGCTGCATCGCGCCCAGTCTCAGCCACTATTGGCCCGCCGCCGAGGCCTGCATCCAGAATGATTTCGGCTGGCAGGTTCACGTCGCCGAACTGGCGGAGTTCGTCGTTGCACTGGATCTCGGCCCTGTGCATCTGGTCGGGCATTCGCGCGGCGGATGCGTCGCGTTTCAACTGGCACGCGAATATCCTCGTCTCGTCAAAAGCCTGACGCTCGCCGATCCTGGCGGCCCGCTGCAACTCGACGGCATGCGCGAAGCGTCGCTGCCGTCGCCGATGAATGCGCTGCGCGCCAAAGTGGCGGCCATGATCGAGGAGGGCGTGGTCGAGCCGGGGCTCGAACTGTTCGTCGATTCCGTCAGCGCGCCCGGCGCATGGCGCAAGAGCACGGACGCCTTCCGCATGATGGCGATCGACAACGCCAGCACGCTCCCCAAGCAGTTTCTCGATCCGTTGCCGGCCTATTCGCGAGAAGCGGCGGCCGACGTGACCTGCCGGACGCTGCTGATCGACGGACAAAAGAGCCCGCGCATGTTCCGCAACAATGTCGATAGTCTGGAAGGCTGGATCTACCGCGCGGAGCGGGGCACGATAACGGGCGCGTCGCACGGCATGAACGTTGCGAATCCCGCCGCGTTCAACCGCATGCTGCAGTCGTTCATCGACAACTGA
- a CDS encoding aldehyde dehydrogenase family protein has protein sequence MDRFDPATINVRSGHFIGGEYVDVHGPRIEVARPSDGAVYASVPIADAELVDRAVQNAWTAFRTSGWARIAPRERARVLRRFARLVAADVHTLAPLEALGSTRPIRDAFNWDVPFTAEGIRFYAEFADKIGGDVAATDHDHLGMTIAEPYGVIGAIAPWNFPLVMASWKIAPALAAGNAVVLKPSEMTPFSALRLAELAVEAGVPPGIFNVVQGDGRTTGDALVRHPRMAKVTFTGSTRTGAAIMAACAETGTKPVTLELGGKSPQIVFADAPRLDDVAARIAGAITGNAGQVCVAGSRLLVERPIADELAERIQRLFSEPRAGATWSPDTTLPPIISEPQAARIEAIVGRSIASGASLRCGGHRADAATPGAFYAPTLLTHVTPQTDAVRDEIFGPVLTLQTFDTEDEALALAAHPDYGLAAGVHTADLGRALRMVRGIEAGTVWVNRYGRTSDFMIPTGGYKRSGIGKDLGRQAYEANLRFKSVLIDARV, from the coding sequence ATGGACCGATTCGATCCCGCGACGATCAACGTGCGCAGCGGACATTTTATCGGCGGCGAATACGTCGATGTGCACGGACCGCGCATCGAGGTCGCGCGTCCGTCGGACGGCGCTGTCTACGCGTCGGTGCCCATCGCCGATGCCGAACTTGTCGACCGCGCGGTGCAGAACGCATGGACGGCTTTTCGGACGAGCGGCTGGGCGCGCATCGCGCCGCGCGAACGGGCGCGCGTACTGCGCCGCTTCGCCCGTCTCGTTGCCGCCGATGTCCACACGCTAGCGCCGCTAGAAGCGCTCGGCTCGACGCGGCCCATCCGCGACGCCTTCAACTGGGACGTGCCGTTCACGGCGGAAGGCATCCGCTTCTATGCGGAGTTCGCCGACAAGATCGGCGGCGACGTCGCCGCGACCGATCACGATCATCTCGGCATGACGATCGCCGAACCGTATGGCGTGATCGGCGCGATCGCGCCGTGGAATTTCCCGCTTGTGATGGCGTCGTGGAAGATCGCGCCTGCGCTTGCGGCGGGCAACGCCGTCGTGCTGAAGCCTTCGGAGATGACGCCGTTTTCCGCATTGCGGCTGGCCGAACTCGCCGTCGAAGCGGGCGTGCCGCCCGGCATCTTCAACGTCGTGCAAGGAGACGGCCGCACCACGGGCGATGCGCTCGTGCGTCACCCGCGCATGGCGAAGGTGACCTTCACGGGATCGACGCGCACGGGCGCGGCGATCATGGCGGCGTGCGCCGAAACGGGCACCAAGCCCGTCACGCTCGAACTGGGCGGCAAGAGCCCCCAGATCGTCTTCGCCGATGCGCCGCGTCTCGACGACGTGGCGGCTCGCATCGCCGGCGCGATTACGGGCAATGCGGGGCAGGTCTGCGTCGCGGGGTCGCGGCTGCTGGTCGAGCGGCCGATCGCGGACGAACTTGCCGAACGCATCCAGCGCCTTTTCAGCGAACCGAGGGCGGGCGCAACCTGGTCGCCCGATACGACGCTGCCGCCGATCATCTCGGAGCCGCAGGCGGCGCGGATCGAGGCGATCGTCGGGCGCAGCATCGCGAGCGGCGCGAGCTTGCGCTGCGGCGGCCATCGCGCGGATGCGGCGACGCCGGGCGCCTTCTACGCGCCGACGCTGCTCACGCACGTCACGCCGCAGACAGACGCTGTGCGTGACGAGATCTTCGGCCCCGTGCTGACCTTGCAGACCTTCGACACGGAAGACGAAGCGCTCGCGCTAGCCGCGCATCCCGACTACGGCCTTGCCGCCGGCGTGCATACGGCCGATCTGGGCCGCGCGCTGCGCATGGTGCGCGGCATCGAGGCGGGTACGGTCTGGGTGAACCGCTACGGACGCACCAGCGACTTCATGATTCCGACGGGCGGCTACAAGCGTTCGGGCATCGGCAAGGATCTTGGCCGGCAGGCTTACGAAGCGAACCTGCGCTTCAAGAGCGTGCTGATCGACGCGCGCGTCTGA
- a CDS encoding molybdopterin-dependent oxidoreductase: MNKRQFLTRAAVLGASVTPAFGAGNAKPAACAAAPAILTVSGAVKHTNRGPLDPAFDPLMTKQLVKFASARTFDYPSIASLPAVTIKPTVEYDAKQHTLSGPLLANVLEKAGVPGAGDTKVSLRAVDGYAVLTTLDNIRAWRFIVATQMDGKPMPLGGLGPLWAIYDADNIPELAAKPLKDRFVLCPWGLYQIQVSEA, from the coding sequence ATGAATAAACGTCAGTTCCTCACCCGCGCCGCTGTACTCGGCGCCAGCGTCACGCCCGCGTTCGGCGCCGGGAATGCGAAACCCGCCGCATGCGCGGCGGCCCCCGCGATCCTCACCGTGTCGGGCGCGGTCAAGCATACGAACCGCGGGCCGCTCGATCCTGCCTTCGACCCTCTGATGACGAAGCAGCTCGTCAAGTTCGCGTCGGCCCGCACGTTCGACTATCCGTCGATCGCAAGCCTGCCCGCGGTGACGATCAAACCGACCGTCGAATACGACGCGAAGCAGCACACGCTGAGCGGCCCGCTGCTCGCAAACGTACTCGAGAAAGCTGGCGTGCCGGGCGCCGGCGACACGAAAGTTTCGTTGCGCGCGGTCGACGGCTATGCCGTGCTCACGACGCTCGACAACATCCGCGCATGGCGCTTCATTGTCGCGACGCAGATGGACGGCAAACCGATGCCGCTCGGCGGGCTCGGTCCGCTTTGGGCGATCTACGATGCCGACAACATCCCCGAACTTGCTGCAAAGCCGCTCAAGGACCGCTTCGTATTGTGTCCGTGGGGGCTTTATCAGATTCAGGTGAGCGAGGCGTAG
- a CDS encoding GNAT family N-acetyltransferase produces METARPTIRLLSASDAPAYASLRLSAIDEAPGSFLSTRDEEAKRSIDEIEARICSTANQVVFGAFAGDRLVAVAGLRRYPLRPVLQKGFLWGLFVVQEHRRSGIARSLIAAAVHQARAMGLAQITLNAGVDNARAIALYRSAGFETVEDEPCAGEIDDDADREVEMVLRLG; encoded by the coding sequence ATGGAAACCGCCCGCCCGACCATTCGCCTGTTATCGGCCAGCGATGCGCCTGCCTACGCGTCGCTGCGGCTGAGCGCAATCGACGAGGCGCCCGGGTCGTTCCTGTCGACGCGCGACGAAGAAGCCAAGCGGTCGATCGATGAAATCGAGGCGCGCATCTGTTCGACGGCGAATCAGGTGGTGTTCGGCGCGTTTGCGGGCGACCGGCTCGTTGCCGTGGCGGGGCTGCGGCGGTATCCGTTGCGCCCTGTGCTGCAAAAGGGATTCCTGTGGGGGCTGTTCGTCGTGCAGGAGCATCGACGGAGCGGCATTGCGCGGAGTCTGATCGCGGCCGCCGTCCATCAGGCCCGCGCGATGGGCCTCGCGCAGATCACGCTCAATGCGGGCGTCGACAATGCCCGTGCGATCGCGCTTTACCGGTCGGCGGGCTTCGAAACAGTGGAAGACGAACCGTGCGCCGGCGAGATCGACGACGATGCCGATCGCGAAGTCGAGATGGTGTTGCGGCTGGGTTGA
- a CDS encoding haloacid dehalogenase type II, which translates to MIDFEPKYITFDCYGTLTKFRMADMARELYADRLHGAELERFVAFFAGYRRDEVLGAWKPYRDVIVNAVRRTCKRMNVEFNEAEAEKFYLAVPTWGPHPDVPEGLSRLAKKYKLVILSNASNDQIQSNVDKLGAPFHRVFTAQQAQSYKPRMQGFEYMFDQLNCNPGDVLHVSSSLRYDLMTAHDMGIRHKAFVKRGHEPGTPYYEYYEVDTIGDLATQLGL; encoded by the coding sequence ATGATCGATTTCGAGCCGAAGTACATCACGTTCGACTGCTACGGCACGCTGACGAAGTTCCGCATGGCCGACATGGCCCGCGAACTCTACGCCGACCGCCTGCACGGCGCCGAGCTGGAGCGCTTCGTCGCGTTCTTCGCCGGTTATCGCCGCGACGAAGTGCTTGGCGCATGGAAGCCGTACCGCGACGTGATCGTCAATGCCGTCCGCCGCACCTGCAAGCGCATGAACGTCGAGTTCAATGAAGCGGAAGCAGAAAAATTCTATCTGGCCGTGCCGACCTGGGGGCCGCATCCCGATGTGCCGGAAGGCCTCTCGCGTCTTGCGAAGAAGTACAAGCTCGTGATTCTGTCGAACGCGTCGAACGATCAGATTCAGAGCAACGTCGACAAGCTCGGTGCGCCGTTCCATCGTGTGTTCACCGCGCAGCAGGCGCAATCGTACAAGCCGCGCATGCAGGGCTTCGAGTACATGTTCGACCAGCTCAACTGCAATCCGGGCGACGTGCTGCACGTGTCGTCGAGTCTGCGTTACGACCTGATGACGGCGCACGACATGGGCATCAGGCACAAGGCTTTCGTCAAACGCGGCCACGAGCCGGGCACGCCGTACTACGAGTACTACGAAGTCGACACGATTGGCGACCTCGCAACGCAACTCGGTCTCTGA